The following proteins are encoded in a genomic region of Terriglobia bacterium:
- a CDS encoding FAD-dependent oxidoreductase, translating into MSTSRFLILGGGMVAGYAAKQMVELGLKSGELTIVSSDAVVPYERPPLSKSFLAGKDTEDAIKISPEDFYRQHGIDVQLRTEVSSLDVKGKRLVLKSGEQLSFDKLVIATGARPRRLNVPGAQLKNLFYLRSMDDSKAIRGQSENSKRALVIGGGFIGMEVAAVLTQRGVAVTMVLGDDRIWKRLFTPEMSKFFEDYYTAKGVRIVRSTTVTELHGTWSVAAAALGTGDSVECDMVVAGVGVEPVTDLFANSGISIDNGIVVNEYLETSAPDILAAGDVANYQDVLFGKRRRVEHWDNAVSQGQHCARTLMGERAPFRHVPYFFSDVFDLSYEYWGDTSGADQVVHRGDVTSKSFSTWWLRGDRLVAAFLMSRPDEEREAATKWIEAGKNVSAVKLKDASQPIAAAVK; encoded by the coding sequence ATGAGCACTTCTCGATTCCTGATTCTTGGCGGCGGAATGGTCGCCGGTTATGCAGCTAAACAAATGGTCGAGCTCGGCCTGAAGTCAGGCGAACTGACGATCGTGTCGTCTGACGCTGTCGTCCCCTACGAACGGCCACCACTCTCCAAGAGCTTTCTCGCAGGCAAGGACACCGAGGACGCCATCAAGATCAGCCCGGAAGACTTCTACCGGCAGCACGGCATCGACGTGCAACTACGCACCGAAGTCTCTTCCCTGGACGTCAAAGGCAAGCGCCTTGTGCTGAAGTCCGGCGAGCAGCTCTCCTTCGACAAACTGGTCATTGCGACCGGCGCCCGTCCCCGACGCCTGAACGTACCCGGGGCGCAACTCAAGAACCTGTTCTACTTGCGGAGCATGGATGACTCGAAGGCCATTCGCGGGCAATCGGAAAACTCCAAACGCGCCCTGGTGATCGGCGGCGGCTTTATCGGGATGGAAGTAGCTGCGGTTCTCACCCAACGCGGTGTCGCGGTGACGATGGTTCTGGGTGACGACCGCATCTGGAAACGCCTCTTCACACCAGAGATGTCGAAATTCTTCGAGGATTACTACACCGCGAAAGGCGTTCGCATCGTGCGGTCCACAACCGTAACAGAACTACACGGCACGTGGTCCGTTGCCGCCGCCGCACTTGGAACGGGCGACAGCGTCGAGTGCGACATGGTAGTTGCCGGAGTTGGCGTCGAACCCGTGACCGACTTATTTGCCAACAGTGGCATCTCTATCGACAACGGTATCGTCGTCAACGAGTACCTGGAAACCAGCGCACCCGACATCCTTGCCGCCGGTGACGTGGCCAACTATCAGGATGTGCTCTTCGGAAAGCGCCGTCGCGTCGAGCACTGGGACAATGCCGTTTCGCAAGGCCAGCACTGTGCCCGCACGCTCATGGGTGAACGCGCGCCTTTCCGTCACGTCCCTTACTTCTTCTCCGACGTCTTCGACCTCTCATACGAATACTGGGGCGATACGTCCGGGGCAGACCAGGTAGTCCATCGCGGCGATGTGACCAGCAAGAGCTTCAGTACCTGGTGGCTGCGGGGAGACCGGCTAGTGGCCGCCTTCTTGATGAGCCGGCCGGACGAGGAGAGAGAGGCTGCGACGAAGTGGATCGAGGCCGGAAAGAATGTTTCGGCGGTGAAACTGAAGGACGCGTCGCAGCCGATCGCTGCAGCTGTAAAGTAA
- a CDS encoding SET domain-containing protein-lysine N-methyltransferase, giving the protein MRLIIRSSGIHAAGCFTLEPIPKGRKVVEYTGERIRHNDADKLYEGLPYTYLFGTSDGDMVIDGFGMAMYINHSCEPNCETEEEVDGSVWIISSRKIAVGEELTYDYLLYEGDGDAPCTCGSTTCRGSMYSPKELARRKREAVKSKKKRK; this is encoded by the coding sequence ATGCGTCTCATCATCCGTTCCTCGGGAATCCATGCTGCGGGATGCTTCACGCTGGAACCAATCCCCAAAGGGCGGAAAGTGGTCGAGTACACTGGCGAGCGCATTCGGCACAACGACGCTGACAAACTCTACGAAGGACTTCCCTACACCTATCTTTTCGGCACCAGTGATGGTGACATGGTGATCGACGGCTTCGGAATGGCCATGTACATCAACCATTCCTGCGAGCCCAATTGCGAAACCGAAGAAGAAGTGGACGGAAGCGTGTGGATTATCAGCTCGCGTAAGATCGCAGTGGGTGAAGAATTGACATACGATTATCTCCTCTACGAAGGGGATGGTGATGCCCCGTGCACGTGCGGTTCGACAACATGCCGCGGCAGCATGTACTCGCCCAAAGAACTGGCGCGGCGCAAGCGCGAAGCTGTCAAATCAAAGAAAAAGAGAAAATAG
- a CDS encoding cytochrome c: protein MKRFAIAIALLAMISGVAVAEDGAAVYKTKCAMCHGADGQGKIGPALKGVKLTDAQIVDFLTKGEAGKKAPHSKPVNGLSADQAKAVAEFVKSLK from the coding sequence ATGAAGCGTTTTGCAATAGCGATTGCTTTGCTGGCGATGATTTCCGGAGTTGCAGTGGCGGAAGACGGCGCTGCGGTTTACAAGACGAAGTGCGCGATGTGTCACGGTGCGGACGGCCAGGGCAAGATCGGCCCGGCATTGAAGGGCGTGAAATTGACCGACGCGCAGATCGTAGATTTTCTGACCAAGGGCGAGGCCGGCAAGAAGGCTCCGCACTCGAAGCCGGTCAACGGCTTGTCGGCTGACCAGGCGAAAGCCGTCGCCGAGTTCGTAAAGAGCCTGAAGTAA
- the dnaX gene encoding DNA polymerase III subunit gamma/tau gives MSYQVLARKYRPQQFSDVIGQDHVTRTLKNALEQGRIGHGYIFSGHRGIGKTTIARILAMALNCQSSDRPVTEPCGVCDSCREIREGSVGSMNVIEIDAATNRGIDEVRNIIATAEGQPTSGIRYRIFILDEAHQVTDAAFNALLKTLEEPPPWVVFMMATTQPEDIPQTIRSRCQHFSFHAVRFDDIVGQLRSISDKEGIQVDDDALAMLAEAGDGSMRDALSIMDQAIACCGTTLTADVVRGLVGTVNAEVLERVMDAVHRNSSEDVLRIVDKLMVEGHSPAHFARQLVRFLRNATIAKVAGKDSSLLQISSDDRERVSRVAEWFSEEDLARFLQIMLRTHGDVSYKAEQRFHLELGMLKMVHAQRLLPLEELLSGAAASPSVSSPGRPAPARPLVPPSRTATSSYAESRTPRPSPFEADRNRKSREEMSSAPSIGDPIPPRAQSAVGVSPIAASADSVAIAVQEAPEPQPEPSGELNIDAIREAVLIEFQDQKTLYGPLEEGEWLIQGAEVVVKTSLSPTLLEFAFGADLKRRAVETVGRVARRHMKFSLVGGANGTPNGSKPARPAVGGTSARAKAAQHPVVRKMIDKFGAEIRTVMDPDRK, from the coding sequence ATGAGCTACCAGGTTCTCGCGCGCAAATACCGGCCGCAACAATTCTCTGACGTCATCGGGCAGGATCACGTCACCCGAACGCTGAAGAATGCCCTTGAGCAGGGCCGGATCGGCCACGGCTACATCTTCAGCGGACACCGCGGGATCGGGAAAACCACTATCGCGCGCATCCTGGCCATGGCCCTGAACTGCCAGTCGTCGGACCGGCCGGTCACGGAACCCTGCGGTGTGTGCGACTCCTGCCGCGAGATCCGCGAAGGCTCGGTCGGTTCCATGAATGTCATCGAGATCGACGCCGCCACGAATCGTGGTATCGACGAGGTGCGCAACATCATTGCCACCGCCGAGGGCCAACCGACATCTGGCATTCGCTACCGCATCTTCATCCTCGACGAAGCACACCAAGTGACCGACGCGGCGTTCAACGCTCTCCTGAAGACGCTCGAAGAGCCGCCACCGTGGGTCGTCTTCATGATGGCGACCACGCAGCCGGAAGACATCCCGCAGACCATCCGCTCGCGCTGCCAGCACTTCAGCTTTCACGCTGTCCGCTTCGACGACATCGTCGGGCAGTTGCGCTCGATCTCCGATAAGGAAGGCATCCAGGTGGATGATGACGCGCTGGCAATGCTCGCAGAGGCCGGTGATGGCTCCATGCGCGACGCGCTGAGCATCATGGACCAGGCGATCGCCTGCTGCGGGACGACGCTGACCGCCGACGTCGTTCGCGGCCTCGTCGGTACCGTGAACGCGGAGGTCCTCGAGCGCGTGATGGATGCCGTGCACCGCAATTCCAGCGAGGATGTCCTGCGCATTGTCGATAAGCTCATGGTCGAGGGCCACAGCCCGGCGCACTTCGCGCGACAGCTTGTACGATTTTTACGGAACGCTACAATCGCGAAAGTTGCAGGCAAGGACTCTTCCCTGCTGCAGATTTCGAGCGACGATCGCGAGCGCGTCTCACGCGTGGCCGAGTGGTTCAGCGAAGAAGACCTCGCCCGGTTCCTGCAAATCATGCTGCGCACGCATGGCGACGTCAGCTACAAGGCTGAGCAGCGGTTTCATCTCGAACTCGGCATGCTGAAGATGGTGCACGCGCAGAGACTGTTGCCGCTGGAAGAACTGCTTAGCGGGGCTGCTGCCAGTCCATCCGTGTCGTCGCCCGGCAGGCCAGCGCCTGCGAGACCGCTTGTACCACCATCACGCACGGCCACCTCTTCATATGCGGAATCTCGCACGCCCCGGCCGTCGCCGTTCGAAGCCGATCGCAACCGTAAGTCGCGCGAGGAGATGTCGTCCGCACCGTCAATTGGCGATCCGATTCCCCCACGAGCACAGTCAGCCGTCGGGGTCAGTCCGATCGCTGCATCGGCGGACTCGGTTGCCATTGCCGTGCAGGAAGCTCCCGAGCCGCAGCCTGAACCCTCGGGCGAGTTGAACATCGACGCGATCCGTGAGGCGGTTCTGATCGAATTCCAGGATCAGAAGACGCTTTATGGACCGCTCGAAGAGGGCGAATGGCTTATCCAAGGCGCGGAGGTTGTAGTGAAGACTTCCCTGTCTCCCACGCTGCTGGAATTTGCGTTCGGCGCCGATCTGAAGCGTCGTGCCGTCGAGACTGTCGGTCGGGTCGCACGCCGACACATGAAATTTAGCCTCGTGGGTGGGGCGAATGGGACCCCGAACGGCAGCAAGCCCGCGCGTCCGGCGGTCGGCGGAACGAGCGCACGCGCCAAGGCCGCGCAGCATCCTGTAGTAAGGAAGATGATTGACAAGTTCGGCGCGGAGATTCGCACCGTCATGGATCCCGACCGCAAATAG
- a CDS encoding STAS domain-containing protein, which yields MQLKLSSRVIDDILIVDCNGRIVFGEEAGALRDFVKGALGKHRQIVLNLKNVSYIDSGGLGTLVGLYTSAHSAGGDIRLSQLTQRVGQLLQVTKLVTVFASFNNDDEAVRSFAKAAKA from the coding sequence ATGCAACTAAAACTATCAAGCCGAGTAATAGACGACATCCTCATCGTCGACTGCAATGGTCGAATCGTTTTTGGAGAAGAAGCCGGGGCACTCCGCGACTTCGTTAAGGGAGCCCTGGGCAAGCACCGGCAAATCGTTCTCAACCTGAAGAACGTGAGCTACATCGATAGCGGCGGACTGGGAACGCTGGTTGGCCTCTATACCTCTGCGCATTCCGCCGGCGGCGACATCCGCCTATCGCAATTAACGCAGCGGGTAGGACAGCTCCTGCAGGTCACGAAACTTGTAACCGTTTTTGCTTCCTTCAACAACGACGACGAAGCCGTGCGTTCGTTCGCAAAGGCGGCGAAAGCGTAG
- a CDS encoding YbaB/EbfC family nucleoid-associated protein, with protein sequence MNPKQIQEMMARAQDMQRQMQEKMKETVVEASSGGGAVTVKMNGAKQVLGVKIDPEIVKSGDIEMLQDMVAAAVNEAARKADESVQSSLGGMLGGMGLPPGLF encoded by the coding sequence ATGAACCCGAAGCAGATCCAGGAAATGATGGCCCGCGCGCAGGACATGCAGCGCCAGATGCAGGAGAAGATGAAGGAGACCGTGGTCGAGGCCAGCTCCGGCGGCGGCGCCGTCACCGTGAAAATGAACGGCGCCAAGCAGGTGCTCGGCGTGAAGATCGATCCCGAGATCGTCAAGAGCGGCGATATCGAAATGCTGCAGGACATGGTAGCGGCGGCCGTAAACGAAGCCGCCCGCAAGGCCGACGAATCCGTGCAATCATCTCTCGGCGGTATGTTAGGCGGCATGGGCCTGCCCCCGGGATTGTTCTAG
- the recR gene encoding recombination mediator RecR encodes MSRFAEPMARLIEELKKLPGVGTKSAQRFAFHILRSTEEDAEALAAAIRHIKEALRLCSICNNITDVDPCIYCASATRNQRLVCVVEEPTNISAIEKTHTFNGVYHVLHGALSPIHGIGPEHLRIANLSKRLEGGAIDEVIIATNPTVEGEATAVYLSKLIREKSVKVTRIATGVPAGSDIEYADEVTMSKAMEGRREI; translated from the coding sequence ATGTCTCGTTTCGCTGAGCCGATGGCTCGCTTGATTGAAGAGTTGAAGAAGCTTCCCGGCGTGGGCACCAAGAGCGCCCAGCGCTTCGCCTTCCACATCCTCCGCTCCACCGAAGAGGATGCCGAAGCGCTTGCCGCCGCCATCCGCCACATCAAGGAAGCGCTGCGCCTCTGCTCCATCTGCAACAACATCACCGACGTCGATCCCTGCATCTACTGCGCCAGCGCCACACGCAACCAGCGCCTCGTCTGCGTCGTCGAGGAGCCGACGAACATCTCCGCCATCGAGAAGACGCACACCTTCAACGGCGTCTACCACGTGCTCCACGGCGCGCTCTCGCCCATCCACGGCATCGGCCCTGAACACCTCCGCATCGCCAACCTCTCCAAACGCCTCGAAGGCGGCGCCATCGACGAAGTCATCATCGCTACGAACCCGACCGTCGAAGGCGAAGCCACCGCCGTTTACCTCTCCAAGTTGATTCGTGAAAAAAGCGTGAAGGTAACACGGATCGCGACCGGGGTTCCGGCCGGGAGCGATATCGAGTATGCGGATGAGGTGACTATGTCGAAGGCTATGGAAGGGCGGAGAGAAATTTAG